In the genome of Hippoglossus hippoglossus isolate fHipHip1 chromosome 4, fHipHip1.pri, whole genome shotgun sequence, one region contains:
- the klhl30 gene encoding kelch-like protein 30: MVRNVDDLDYCLSSHPQSILEGLRSLRTQPKLVDVTLSAGGRDFPCHRGVLALCSKYFHCMFSGDFVESIAARVELQDVDPDILSYLLDFAYTGKLTINQSNVEGLICTASQLQFQTVRTVCSRYLQHQIDGTNCLGILEFGEIHGCPEVVAKALAFLLENFEAVQQSEEFLLLGKDRLVSCLSDEGLQIRSEHTRVEAILKWVSHHKDSRLCHLTQLLTLSRLALLSLDYLADTLLKDSLVQASPSCKEAVEQIHREKMDLSSEYLDRVMSPSPQPNLQEVLFVMGGRSLDDEDSDDSDEDEDRDPRLRRLLPRNCAFYNTKTKQWHELPNFPNPNKWGYSMVSLNNDVYVTGGSRGSNTNTWSTTETWKYITKQGTWVTVAPMLRPRTNHTSAMLNGEIYVIGGTTSVQVEVEHYDPYSDTWATTCPALKYVTNFTATACHGKLYVIGSCAVKYNALTMQCYNPVIDNWISICSPFIPKYLSSPRSVCVDGIVYLVADNTKKVYCYDPEANMWQKVQLLHMLHENGGLVTLDGMLFVTGGHWKGMEGDYGVEVESYNRAADNWEVEGFLPRLWFYSGVCTIFLDPSQWPELFPVDLTQ; this comes from the exons ATGGTGCGTAATGTGGATGATCTAGACTACTGCCTGTCCTCTCATCCTCAAAGCATCCTTGAGGGCTTGCGCTCCCTACGCACTCAACCCAAACTGGTGGATGTGACGCTGAGCGCAGGCGGTCGGGACTTCCCCTGTCACCGTGGCGTGCTGGCTCTCTGCAGCAAGTACTTTCACTGCATGTTCTCAGGCGACTTTGTGGAGAGCATTGCCGCCCGCGTGGAGCTCCAAGATGTTGATCCTGACATCCTCAGCTACTTGCTGGACTTTGCCTACACGGGCAAACTAACCATCAACCAGAGCAATGTGGAGGGTTTGATCTGCACCGCCAGCCAGCTGCAGTTCCAGACTGTGAGAACCGTATGCAGCCGATACCTCCAGCATCAGATCGATGGAACCAACTGTCTGGGAATCCTGGAGTTTGGGGAGATCCACGGCTGCCCAGAGGTGGTCGCCAAAGCCTTGGCTTTCCTTTTAGAGAACTTTGAGGCAGTGCAACAAAGTGAGGAGTTTCTGCTGTTGGGCAAAGACAGACTGGTTTCCTGCCTGTCTGATGAAGGACTACAAATTCGGTCAGAACACACTCGTGTGGAGGCTATCCTGAAGTGGGTTAGTCACCACAAGGACTCTCGCCTCTGCCACCTCACCCAGCTCCTCACCTTGTCCCGCCTCGCTCTCCTCAGCCTGGACTACCTGGCTGACACCCTGCTGAAGGACAGTCTGGTTCAGGCCTCTCCCAGCTGCAAAGAGGCAGTAGAACAAATTCACAGAGAG AAAATGGATTTGTCATCAGAATATTTGGACAGAGTCATGTCTCCAAGTCCACAACCAAACCTGCAAGAGGTGCTGTTTGTAATGGGAGGTCGCTCGCTGGATGATGAAGACTCAGATGACtcagatgaggatgaagacagAGACCCAAGACTACGAAGACTGCTGCCCAGGAACTGTGCCTtctacaacacaaaaacaa aacAGTGGCACGAGCTCCCTAATTTCCCCAACCCCAACAAGTGGGGTTACTCCATGGTCTCCTTGAACAATGACGTGTATGTCACAG GGGGCTCGCGAGGTTCGAATACCAACACCTGGTCCACCACAGAGACCTGGAAGTACATCACAAAGCAGGGGACGTGGGTGACTGTGGCGCCTATGCTCCGGCCTCGGACTAACCACACCTCGGCGATGCTCAACGGGGAGATTTACGTCATCGGAG GTACAACATCAGTCCAGGTTGAGGTCGAGCACTATGACCCTTACAGCGACACGTGGGCCACGACCTGCCCCGCGTTAAAATATGTGACTAACTTCACCGCCACAGCGTGTCATGGGAAGCTCTACGTGATTGGTTCATGTGCTGTGAAGTACAATGCTTTGACCATGCAGTGCTACAACCCCGTTATAG ATAATTGGATCAGCATATGTTCGCCCTTTATCCCCAAGTACTTGTCCTCTCCTCGCTCTGTCTGTGTTGATGGGATTGTATATCTGGTCGCCGACAACACTAAGAAAGTCTACTGCTATGATCCAGAGGCGAACATGTGGCAGAAG GTCCAGCTTCTCCACATGCTTCATGAGAATGGCGGCCTGGTAACACTGGATGGGATGTTATTTGTCACTGGGGGCCATTGGAAAGGCATGGAGGGCGACTACGGGGTGGAAGTGGAGTCTTACAACCGGGCGGCCGACAACTGGGAGGTGGAGGGCTTCCTGCCAAGACTTTGGTTCTACAGCGGGGTCTGCACCATCTTCCTAGACCCCTCCCAGTGGCCGGAGCTTTTCCCCGTAGATTTAACACAATGA